AAACTGAACTGGTAGCGGAAACAGAACTTGGTTCCTCATCGGTTGCTGCAACTTCAGCCTGAGGGAGGTTCCTGCAGGGGGGCTTATGGACTCCTTCTGTAGTGCTGCTCCCACCTTCCGACTCCGAGGACCCACTGTCCAGGCGCAGTCTTTTAGCACTCCTCAATATACATGCTGACAGTGTTCTTTTCCCACCGGAATCCTGCTGCGTCCCCAAATCTCCGGACTTATCCTGATTACAATCACCACCAGAGCTACCCCCCGTTTTGACAAAGGCGGTTGACATGGAACTGATTGCTTTGAAACCTGTTATGGCACTGACAGGCCCGGGTAAATTCTGCCGGTCAGTAGGTGCGCCGCGCGTGAGCTGAATATTCCCTTTGAGGATGTTGAGAGTACGGGCCCTGGCAGATAACTCCGGGTACATGGTATCAAGGATTTTAACAGAATTCTCCTGGGGCCCAGCCACAGTAGTGTGGGCTGATGCACAGGGAGGCAGTCTGCCGGGCACAGGAAGGGCATGCTTTGGGGTGGTGGCACAGAACTGCAGAGGAGATGACAATATCCTCTCCCCAGTGCATACAGCAGATGGGGATGGAGATGTGCATGAAGGGGAGGCACGCCTTGCATCTTCCAGCAAAGGAGACATCATGGGTGGCACTGGGATCTCACACAATGGAGAAAGCTGGCCAACAggggaggtgggtgaggagggACTGGAACTTGATATTAGAGGGGAAACTGGGTGTGAAGTCCTTGGAGGTGTGGCAATCAAAGGAGCAAGCAGAGGTGGCAAAGGGGGCCCCACTTCCTGTCGTATTTTACTCAGCGTATCAGCAGAACAATCCATAGGGGTTGAGGTGTCGGCATTGGCCAGGATGGTCTGAGTTTGAGGTTTCTGGGTTTTTGTGTTAACACTGTCCGCTGAAGGTGACTGAGAAACTTCACTTGGGTTAGTTTCAACCCTGCCAGATGATGAAGTCTTTACCAATTTGTTGGACTGATCTTTGTTTGAAATCTTTGATCGATTCTTGTTTTTGCCAAACGGCTCCAGTTTTGAGTTGTAGTATGTGTGATCAGATGCAACAATCTGGGACTCAAAGATTTGATCGTAAATTTCAGAACTAATCCTTACGCTAGGTTTAACAGGTCTATTCCGCAAACGACTTTTATCAAAGTTGGAACTCTGAACACTGTTGGAAATATCTTCTGGGGCACATGGAAGATTACTGCCGCATGGGGGCTCCTGAAGTGGAGAGCCAGGGTGGCTGGTCTCTGGCGACTTCTCCACAGAACTAACGGAGATGAAACTAGCTCCCGGCCCTCCTTCGTCTGGGGAAGCAGGGTTGTCTCCAGGAGTGTCACACAGGGTGACCTGGTCCACATTCGGCATGAGGGCTACCCCGTTTATGATGGtccagttgtctcccttttcaaTGACTAGATTTTGGTCCTTATTTATCAGCACATTTATAACTTCCGAAGTCACAGTAGATATCTGACATTGAAATGTCTCTTCTGTCTCACAACTAGCACTGTGCTCAGCTATCTGCCTGGCTCCTGAGTCAGAGCACTGGGATGGGAGCTCCACCAGCTCTGACAGGACCTCACCTCCACTGCCAGTCAGCCCGGTCACATCTGAGTTACCCTCAAGCTTGTCCTGAGTGTTTTTGACAGTCGATACCCCACTAGCGGGAGAACTGCCCTTAGCATCCAAGCCAGCTGTTGCTGGGGGTGGATCTGAAGGGTGCAATGAGGAGCTGCTTATTTGCTGAGGTGAGACTTGTTCTTTTAAGTGATCGGTTGTCAGGCTGTCGTGTATACTGAAGAGCAATAAATTACCAGCATCTTTCCCATCTGAGTCCTCATAGTTGGACTGAAGTTCCTGCCCAATCTTGGTTAGCACCTCGGACAGCGTTTCCAAAGAACACTGAGCGAGCTGACTTGCATCCCTTAAAGGACAATCATCTTCCTCGGATTCAATCCACTCTTCACAGGTTTTGAGTGTTTCTTCATCACAGAGCTGCTTGCTATACTTCTCTCCCGATGTTTCACTTTGCTTTAattctttgttcatttctttgtttagGCTTTCTTTGTTAGAATATTCTGAAACAGAGTCCCCTGAACTATAATCTCTTAACTGACAACTTTCGAGAAACATGACCACATCTGAGGTAGAAAGTCTGTCTATCTCAGAGAGCGTACCGATGTTGAAGTCCTGCAGTGCTGAGGTCAGACAGCCCAGCTCTGTGGAAGGCCGGGTCTCGGTGGTGGCAGTGCGTGCAGCTCCCACGTCTCCTCTGGAGGACTCAGCGGCATCCCACTGCCGGTCACCCGTCACAGCTTCAGGCTCATTCTCACCCTCACTGCAGCTAGGGGCCTCACTCTCTTCCACCTCAGTGTCAACACCCCCCACCTCCCGAATGCCTGTGTAACAATACAGGGGACCAGAAAGGCTACTTTGTGGGAGGGCATGTGTCTCTTCATCCTTTCTGCCAATCTCTGGTAAAAAGGCAGTACCTGTGGTGCCTGAACCTTCAGGAGGAGCACCGCCAGGAGTTGGCGATGGCTGCTTCAGAGACTCCTCTGGGCTTTGCTCTATAGAAGGAGAGTCCTTTGAAGTGGCCAGGGCTTTACCACCGGATCTGACTGTGTCTCCACAGGGCATTTCTTCAACAGCAAGACTTCTGGACGCTGCCATTTCTGCAGCTGGAGGAAGTTTTCCTGCACCTGTCCCAGATGAGTCCAGACCCGCGGCATTCAGACGCGGACGCTGCTCCTGCAGCTCTGTCTGCACTGTGGGTTCTGTCATGTTTTGGTTTGGGACAGggatattttcaggaaaaaaagataatttactcCTTGTGGAACAATGAGAATTTTCTACTGGTAAAGAACCACTTGGAGAATCGGAATCTAATTTTCTCCAAGACTTGGAAATTTCTGGTGAAGTCCTTTTTGCAGCAGCCACCCCCTTGATGATCTGGGTCGGCTCCTCTCTTCCTCCACAGCTTGCTATGGATGGCACGCTATCGACATTTTCTGTTGCCACGGCAGGCTCACTCCTATGCAGTCTCAAAGGTTCCGATCTAGCACTCGGTGTCGTTTCGGGCCTGGCCTGCTTGGTGATAACCGACACTTGGTTAGGCAACAGTGATGCTGACCCTCTACTTTCTACAGGCAGCACTGCCTTTTGTAACCGAGGGTTGGTCTCTTGCTCACGTTCTGATTTAGCTCTCAGCCCTTCTTCACTACCTCTCCTTAACAGATCACTATGGTGCCAAGAAGTGCTTTTAACAATACCAAGACTACTCTTAATCAAGCCAGACTGAGGCTCTACTAACGGTGCAAAATCTGACCGACTCGGTGCGAGCTCAACTCCTGGACCCTGACTTTCACACTGCCCACCCTTCACAGCTTTCATAAACACTGACTGAGGAAGGGCACACACTTTGGTCATGCCTTTCACAACTTTTGTACATTCCACGCCACTGCTGCTCTGCTCATGAAAACTGGATGCTCCCAACCCAGGGTTTGGAGCATGGAAGCTCTTCTCCAGCTCGTTTGCTCCTGTAGAACACTCTAGAGGCTCAGACTGCAGACCTGACCTGTTTGAAGTTCTAGCCTGTAACTTCTGTTCTGAACGATACACTTCGGTAGGGATTATTTCAGTAGGGGTATGTTTATCATGACCACACTTCAGCCCAGAGGAAGACTGGGGAATACTGTAGACAGACAACGCTCCTGaggtagaagaggaagaaaatttggCTTCAACATCAAGCTCTGTTCCATCCATTACATCATCTGAATCTTCTTCAGGTTCGGATGATTCTCCTAAAACAAACCCTTGCCCTTCCCTGTCCTTTTCCAGTTCTCTAGATGTTTCCTGAAGATGGTCAGAAACTGACATATGATCTGAATCGCACGTGAGTTCATTAGTTGGTGTCCACTTAGTAAAGTCTGATTTGGGTAATCCCATCATTCTGGATAATGGGTTTTTCCCTTCAGATCCTGTAAGCTCACTCAACAGCCTCTTGCCAAGGGGAGAATAACACAGGTCTGACTTCCCAAGGGCCGCTTCCTTCCCTTGTGTCAGGCTGCCAGACAACCTCTCAACACTCACACTTCTGGTGggtttacaaagtgtttcctcaGTTTGCACTGATTTATCCATCTCCCTAACCTCTCTGTGTCCTTTCGCTTCACCTAAAATGCCTCTTTTTCTACCACTAATGAGTTGAGATG
This sequence is a window from Phyllostomus discolor isolate MPI-MPIP mPhyDis1 chromosome 3, mPhyDis1.pri.v3, whole genome shotgun sequence. Protein-coding genes within it:
- the ICE1 gene encoding little elongation complex subunit 1 isoform X2, which translates into the protein MMPGETHSAAPGAAADLSRCQGCASLQQNLNEYVEALITLKQKIINTDNLLTEYQKKCDELQFARRENSTLHHQVEQMLQKISPLQKCQEELGSLKAELEEKKSSLKLYQDTHQEYARVKEECLKTDAQRKKLEAKVKKLEEAALKQTQDFKQLRNEKKILEKEFKKTQERLDEFSKQKNEKELKHIGTQISSDSYGSIDKRKVKLLLKELWLCINTTHRVPGESSRCLPAKPAEEKPRSRESGEDGVPARAGDSPPGASAVQTCLAELSMEIEGDFSPCKNVGWERPSGAAPPSEDQPPEVVMPRSDEDSTEFSHRNRCLDEDLQAAVDFFKLPPPLLSPVPSPPLGSLPHLGSLPSSLAPETYFGEYTDSSDNDSAQHRNSAESNSEDDTSDAQDCFGSPRKNKGSGTWEEEPSSKEATEALNTVEVNEVTAVGFGALTATLREPSATFTLAHEKHWAMSSQLISGRKRGILGEAKGHREVREMDKSVQTEETLCKPTRSVSVERLSGSLTQGKEAALGKSDLCYSPLGKRLLSELTGSEGKNPLSRMMGLPKSDFTKWTPTNELTCDSDHMSVSDHLQETSRELEKDREGQGFVLGESSEPEEDSDDVMDGTELDVEAKFSSSSTSGALSVYSIPQSSSGLKCGHDKHTPTEIIPTEVYRSEQKLQARTSNRSGLQSEPLECSTGANELEKSFHAPNPGLGASSFHEQSSSGVECTKVVKGMTKVCALPQSVFMKAVKGGQCESQGPGVELAPSRSDFAPLVEPQSGLIKSSLGIVKSTSWHHSDLLRRGSEEGLRAKSEREQETNPRLQKAVLPVESRGSASLLPNQVSVITKQARPETTPSARSEPLRLHRSEPAVATENVDSVPSIASCGGREEPTQIIKGVAAAKRTSPEISKSWRKLDSDSPSGSLPVENSHCSTRSKLSFFPENIPVPNQNMTEPTVQTELQEQRPRLNAAGLDSSGTGAGKLPPAAEMAASRSLAVEEMPCGDTVRSGGKALATSKDSPSIEQSPEESLKQPSPTPGGAPPEGSGTTGTAFLPEIGRKDEETHALPQSSLSGPLYCYTGIREVGGVDTEVEESEAPSCSEGENEPEAVTGDRQWDAAESSRGDVGAARTATTETRPSTELGCLTSALQDFNIGTLSEIDRLSTSDVVMFLESCQLRDYSSGDSVSEYSNKESLNKEMNKELKQSETSGEKYSKQLCDEETLKTCEEWIESEEDDCPLRDASQLAQCSLETLSEVLTKIGQELQSNYEDSDGKDAGNLLLFSIHDSLTTDHLKEQVSPQQISSSSLHPSDPPPATAGLDAKGSSPASGVSTVKNTQDKLEGNSDVTGLTGSGGEVLSELVELPSQCSDSGARQIAEHSASCETEETFQCQISTVTSEVINVLINKDQNLVIEKGDNWTIINGVALMPNVDQVTLCDTPGDNPASPDEGGPGASFISVSSVEKSPETSHPGSPLQEPPCGSNLPCAPEDISNSVQSSNFDKSRLRNRPVKPSVRISSEIYDQIFESQIVASDHTYYNSKLEPFGKNKNRSKISNKDQSNKLVKTSSSGRVETNPSEVSQSPSADSVNTKTQKPQTQTILANADTSTPMDCSADTLSKIRQEVGPPLPPLLAPLIATPPRTSHPVSPLISSSSPSSPTSPVGQLSPLCEIPVPPMMSPLLEDARRASPSCTSPSPSAVCTGERILSSPLQFCATTPKHALPVPGRLPPCASAHTTVAGPQENSVKILDTMYPELSARARTLNILKGNIQLTRGAPTDRQNLPGPVSAITGFKAISSMSTAFVKTGGSSGGDCNQDKSGDLGTQQDSGGKRTLSACILRSAKRLRLDSGSSESEGGSSTTEGVHKPPCRNLPQAEVAATDEEPSSVSATSSVSQLPPNPTETVESHDKAIADALKKIAESSFDLLPVIRSHVYVGNISKKPVMRDQEKEVVYDFSTTKKHLAECLLHSILSELKLQKTSLEHNYIHALCRVYVGICRQLGDVERARLFCYSLLKEDFPESEKLTLFIANMWHDIFISQSVINKAMQLVARQRAKGEVLNCLRAFLNWEKAAFRTTWPLCRPPLVQRSLLLWPVQDEARILLQMLASWFLSCF
- the ICE1 gene encoding little elongation complex subunit 1 isoform X1, which translates into the protein MMPGETHSAAPGAAADLSRCQGCASLQQNLNEYVEALITLKQKIINTDNLLTEYQKKCDELQFARRENSTLHHQVEQMLQKISPLQKCQEELGSLKAELEEKKSSLKLYQDTHQEYARVKEECLKTDAQRKKLEAKVKKLEEAALKQTQDFKQLRNEKKILEKEFKKTQERLDEFSKQKNEKELKHIGTQISSDSYGSIDKRKVKLLLKELWLCINTTHRVPGESSRCLPAKPAEEKPRSRESGEDGVPARAGDSPPGASAVQTCLAELSMEIEGDFSPCKNVGWERPSGAAPPSEDQPPEVVMPRSDEDSTEFSHRNRCLDEDLQAAVDFFKLPPPLLSPVPSPPLGSLPHLGSLPSSLAPETYFGEYTDSSDNDSAQHRNSAESNSEDDTSDAQDCFGSPRKNKGSGTWEEEPSSKEATEALNTVEVNEVTAVGFGALTATLREPSATFTLAHEKHWAMSSQLISGRKRGILGEAKGHREVREMDKSVQTEETLCKPTRSVSVERLSGSLTQGKEAALGKSDLCYSPLGKRLLSELTGSEGKNPLSRMMGLPKSDFTKWTPTNELTCDSDHMSVSDHLQETSRELEKDREGQGFVLGESSEPEEDSDDVMDGTELDVEAKFSSSSTSGALSVYSIPQSSSGLKCGHDKHTPTEIIPTEVYRSEQKLQARTSNRSGLQSEPLECSTGANELEKSFHAPNPGLGASSFHEQSSSGVECTKVVKGMTKVCALPQSVFMKAVKGGQCESQGPGVELAPSRSDFAPLVEPQSGLIKSSLGIVKSTSWHHSDLLRRGSEEGLRAKSEREQETNPRLQKAVLPVESRGSASLLPNQVSVITKQARPETTPSARSEPLRLHRSEPAVATENVDSVPSIASCGGREEPTQIIKGVAAAKRTSPEISKSWRKLDSDSPSGSLPVENSHCSTRSKLSFFPENIPVPNQNMTEPTVQTELQEQRPRLNAAGLDSSGTGAGKLPPAAEMAASRSLAVEEMPCGDTVRSGGKALATSKDSPSIEQSPEESLKQPSPTPGGAPPEGSGTTGTAFLPEIGRKDEETHALPQSSLSGPLYCYTGIREVGGVDTEVEESEAPSCSEGENEPEAVTGDRQWDAAESSRGDVGAARTATTETRPSTELGCLTSALQDFNIGTLSEIDRLSTSDVVMFLESCQLRDYSSGDSVSEYSNKESLNKEMNKELKQSETSGEKYSKQLCDEETLKTCEEWIESEEDDCPLRDASQLAQCSLETLSEVLTKIGQELQSNYEDSDGKDAGNLLLFSIHDSLTTDHLKEQVSPQQISSSSLHPSDPPPATAGLDAKGSSPASGVSTVKNTQDKLEGNSDVTGLTGSGGEVLSELVELPSQCSDSGARQIAEHSASCETEETFQCQISTVTSEVINVLINKDQNLVIEKGDNWTIINGVALMPNVDQVTLCDTPGDNPASPDEGGPGASFISVSSVEKSPETSHPGSPLQEPPCGSNLPCAPEDISNSVQSSNFDKSRLRNRPVKPSVRISSEIYDQIFESQIVASDHTYYNSKLEPFGKNKNRSKISNKDQSNKLVKTSSSGRVETNPSEVSQSPSADSVNTKTQKPQTQTILANADTSTPMDCSADTLSKIRQEVGPPLPPLLAPLIATPPRTSHPVSPLISSSSPSSPTSPVGQLSPLCEIPVPPMMSPLLEDARRASPSCTSPSPSAVCTGERILSSPLQFCATTPKHALPVPGRLPPCASAHTTVAGPQENSVKILDTMYPELSARARTLNILKGNIQLTRGAPTDRQNLPGPVSAITGFKAISSMSTAFVKTGGSSGGDCNQDKSGDLGTQQDSGGKRTLSACILRSAKRLRLDSGSSESEGGSSTTEGVHKPPCRNLPQAEVAATDEEPSSVSATSSVSQLPPNPTETVESHDKAIADALKKIAESSFDLLPVIRSHVYVGNISKKPVMRDQEKEVVYDFSTTKKHLAECLLHSILSELKLQKTSLEHNYIHALCRVYVGICRQLGDVERARLFCYSLLKEDFPESEKLTLFIANMWHDIFISQSVINKAMQLVARQRAKGEVLNCLRAFLNWEKNSPADVGFMVSKLLLTIQLCPKTEFQSSERFGEDLSDNTWEYIFAIDLLCCHQKWVWTHDNIISKELWPVMDKWIKHRKGHANIAYIPDVIIASILRLIGRLGQLGLKEGFPSAVKNISSVIGMFIQHAQDEDIPWGIQLAAVYALCDLSPSNPAEISKILEAWRRETSHSVPSAVVSSLEEVSALCAGELG